The Cellulomonas fulva genome includes a window with the following:
- a CDS encoding ABC transporter substrate-binding protein yields MRHHRSTLIKAAALVAAGALALTACGDSGSDDPGADGTGGGDEKVTIRFSWWGSDTRHELTQQVIDAFEAEHPNITVEADYTDWDSYFDKLSTSVAGGDAPDVITQEERYLTDYATKGVLADLGSLGLDTSKIDESVLASGTIDDKLYGVATGVNAYAVVADPEAFETAGVEMPDDTTWTWQDYVDVANEVSEKSGGKIFGAQDYGFNEPGFSIFARQRGEALYTPEGTLGYDDATLAQWWQYSMDLQKAGGTPGAAETVEVDGGGPEQSLIGTGKGAMAWFWTNQLTAITEAAGHPLKLLRVPGETENERSGMYFKPAMFYSVSATSEHPEESAMFVDFLVNSTEAGELLLSDRGLPANTDVREAVTPKFNDTDKQAAEFLASLDDVVVDGPPVPPNGAGEVADITKRINQEVLFERLTPQEAAEQYTSEVNTAIGQ; encoded by the coding sequence ATGCGACACCACCGTTCCACCCTCATCAAGGCGGCCGCGCTCGTCGCCGCCGGCGCGCTCGCGCTGACCGCGTGCGGCGACAGCGGCAGCGACGACCCCGGCGCCGACGGGACCGGCGGCGGGGACGAGAAGGTCACCATCCGCTTCTCCTGGTGGGGGTCGGACACCCGTCACGAGCTCACCCAGCAGGTCATCGACGCGTTCGAGGCCGAGCACCCGAACATCACGGTCGAGGCCGACTACACCGACTGGGACTCCTACTTCGACAAGCTGAGCACCTCCGTGGCCGGCGGCGACGCCCCCGACGTCATCACGCAGGAGGAGCGCTACCTCACCGACTACGCCACCAAGGGCGTGCTGGCCGACCTCGGCTCGCTGGGGCTCGACACCTCGAAGATCGACGAGTCCGTGCTCGCCTCCGGCACGATCGACGACAAGCTGTACGGCGTCGCGACCGGCGTCAACGCGTACGCGGTGGTCGCCGACCCCGAGGCCTTCGAGACGGCGGGCGTCGAGATGCCCGACGACACGACGTGGACCTGGCAGGACTACGTCGACGTGGCGAACGAGGTCAGCGAGAAGTCCGGCGGCAAGATCTTCGGCGCGCAGGACTACGGGTTCAACGAGCCCGGGTTCTCGATCTTCGCGCGGCAGCGCGGGGAGGCGCTCTACACGCCCGAGGGCACGCTCGGCTACGACGACGCGACGCTCGCGCAGTGGTGGCAGTACTCGATGGACCTGCAGAAGGCCGGCGGCACGCCGGGTGCGGCCGAGACGGTCGAGGTCGACGGCGGCGGTCCCGAGCAGTCGCTCATCGGCACGGGCAAGGGCGCGATGGCCTGGTTCTGGACCAACCAGCTGACGGCCATCACCGAGGCGGCCGGCCACCCGCTGAAGCTGCTCCGGGTCCCTGGCGAGACCGAGAACGAGCGGTCCGGCATGTACTTCAAGCCGGCCATGTTCTACTCCGTCTCCGCGACGTCGGAGCACCCGGAGGAGTCGGCGATGTTCGTGGACTTCCTGGTCAACTCGACCGAGGCGGGCGAGCTCCTGCTCTCCGACCGCGGCCTGCCGGCCAACACCGACGTCCGCGAGGCCGTGACGCCCAAGTTCAACGACACCGACAAGCAGGCGGCCGAGTTCCTCGCCTCGCTCGACGACGTCGTGGTCGACGGCCCGCCCGTCCCGCCGAACGGCGCCGGTGAGGTCGCCGACATCACCAAGCGCATCAACCAGGAGGTCCTCTTCGAGCGGCTCACGCCGCAGGAGGCCGCCGAGCAGTACACGAGCGAGGTGAACACGGCCATCGGGCAGTAG
- a CDS encoding sugar kinase, protein MTALESTPETTLAVRPAAETRYDVVALGEVMLRLDPGEGRIRTSRTFRAWEGGGEYNVARGLRRAFGLRAAVVTALADNEIGRLVEDCILAGGVDTSLLRWLPYDGVGRQVRNGLNFTERGFGVRGAVGVSDRGHTAASQLGPDDVDWDHLFGELGVRWLHTGGIYAALSETSAQTVLAAVQAARRHGTVVSYDLNYRPSLWKAIGGQARAQEVNREIAPYVDVMIGNEEDFTAALGFEVEGVDENLAHLATDAFGAMIDRVSQAYPGFRVIATTLRTVHSASINDWGALAWSRATGLVQATHRERLEIMDRVGGGDSFASGLVYGLLEGVDLRTAVEYGAAHGALAMTTPGDTTMVTRAEILKLAGGGNARVDR, encoded by the coding sequence GTGACCGCCCTGGAGAGCACCCCGGAGACCACACTCGCCGTCCGCCCCGCCGCGGAGACGCGTTACGACGTCGTCGCGCTCGGGGAGGTGATGCTGCGGCTCGACCCGGGCGAGGGCCGGATCCGGACCTCGCGCACGTTCCGCGCCTGGGAGGGCGGGGGCGAGTACAACGTCGCGCGCGGCCTGCGCCGCGCGTTCGGGCTGCGCGCGGCCGTGGTGACCGCGCTCGCCGACAACGAGATCGGCCGCCTGGTCGAGGACTGCATCCTGGCCGGTGGCGTGGACACCTCGCTGCTGCGCTGGCTGCCCTACGACGGCGTGGGGCGCCAGGTCCGCAACGGGCTCAACTTCACCGAGCGCGGGTTCGGGGTCCGGGGCGCCGTCGGCGTGAGCGACCGCGGGCACACCGCCGCCTCGCAGCTCGGCCCGGACGACGTCGACTGGGACCACCTGTTCGGCGAGCTCGGCGTGCGCTGGCTGCACACGGGCGGCATCTACGCCGCGCTCTCGGAGACGTCCGCGCAGACCGTGCTCGCCGCGGTCCAGGCGGCCCGGCGTCACGGGACGGTCGTGTCCTACGACCTCAACTACCGCCCGTCGCTGTGGAAGGCCATCGGCGGCCAGGCGCGCGCGCAGGAGGTCAACCGGGAGATCGCCCCGTACGTCGACGTCATGATCGGCAACGAGGAGGACTTCACCGCGGCGCTCGGGTTCGAGGTCGAGGGGGTCGACGAGAACCTCGCGCACCTGGCGACGGACGCCTTCGGCGCGATGATCGACCGCGTCTCCCAGGCGTACCCCGGCTTCCGGGTCATCGCCACCACCCTGCGGACCGTCCACAGCGCCTCGATCAACGACTGGGGCGCGCTCGCCTGGTCCCGGGCGACCGGCCTGGTCCAGGCGACGCACCGCGAGCGCCTGGAGATCATGGACCGGGTCGGCGGCGGGGACTCCTTCGCGTCCGGTCTGGTCTACGGGCTGCTCGAGGGCGTGGACCTCCGGACCGCCGTGGAGTACGGCGCCGCCCACGGCGCCCTGGCGATGACGACCCCCGGCGACACGACGATGGTGACCCGCGCCGAGATCCTCAAGCTCGCCGGCGGCGGCAACGCCAGGGTCGACCGCTGA
- a CDS encoding carbohydrate ABC transporter permease: MTDLDLRPDPAAGVHASRPDSRGSAARYSSGRKRSMWRSNVRSTFKHIGLVALAVVMLYPLIWLLVSSFKPNDLIFRDLSLIPTEIDASNYTEGWSALTYPFGRYLLNSAVIVLGSLLGNLISCSMAAYAFARLEFRGRRLWFAIMLMSIMLPIHVIIVPQYVLFSRLDWINTFLPLIVPKLLATDAFFIFLMVQFFRGIPRELDEAARLDGCGHIRIYLRIMLPLSTPALATTAIFTFIWTWNDFFSQLIFLTKPAMYTAPVALRTFLDSSGQSSWGPMFAMSIVTLIPVFLAFLFGQKYLVKGIATTGIK; this comes from the coding sequence GTGACTGACCTCGACCTGCGACCCGACCCCGCTGCGGGCGTCCACGCGTCGCGTCCCGACTCCCGCGGCAGCGCCGCCCGGTACTCCTCGGGCCGGAAGCGCTCGATGTGGCGGAGCAACGTCCGCTCCACCTTCAAGCACATCGGCCTCGTCGCGCTCGCCGTGGTGATGCTCTACCCGCTGATCTGGCTGCTGGTGAGCTCGTTCAAGCCGAACGACCTGATCTTCCGCGACCTGTCGCTCATCCCCACCGAGATCGACGCCTCGAACTACACCGAGGGCTGGAGCGCGCTCACCTACCCCTTCGGGCGCTACCTGCTCAACTCCGCGGTGATCGTGCTCGGGTCCCTGCTCGGCAACCTGATCAGCTGCTCGATGGCGGCCTACGCCTTCGCGCGGCTCGAGTTCCGGGGCCGGCGGCTGTGGTTCGCGATCATGCTCATGTCGATCATGCTGCCGATCCACGTGATCATCGTGCCGCAGTACGTGCTGTTCTCCCGGCTCGACTGGATCAACACGTTCCTGCCGTTGATCGTCCCCAAGCTGCTGGCGACGGACGCCTTCTTCATCTTCCTCATGGTCCAGTTCTTCCGCGGCATCCCGCGGGAGCTGGACGAGGCCGCTCGCCTCGACGGGTGCGGGCACATCCGCATCTACCTGCGGATCATGCTCCCGCTGTCGACGCCGGCCCTCGCGACCACGGCCATCTTCACCTTCATCTGGACGTGGAACGACTTCTTCAGCCAGCTGATCTTCCTCACCAAACCGGCCATGTACACCGCGCCGGTCGCTCTGCGCACGTTCCTCGACTCGTCGGGGCAGAGCTCGTGGGGCCCCATGTTCGCCATGTCGATCGTGACCCTGATCCCGGTCTTCCTGGCGTTCCTGTTCGGACAGAAGTACCTGGTCAAGGGCATCGCCACGACCGGGATCAAGTAG